In Silene latifolia isolate original U9 population chromosome X, ASM4854445v1, whole genome shotgun sequence, the following proteins share a genomic window:
- the LOC141617385 gene encoding auxin response factor 9-like isoform X2, whose amino-acid sequence MLMNSLLPLDMTQQTPTQELTAKDLAGYVWFFKHIFRGKPMRHILGTGWSHFLTSKRLFAGDSFVFLRGENWELLVAVRRVAHQQNNMPSCAISNHRMHLRVLATASHAITTQTFFVVYYKSRLSLITSKGKGVPSLAVLEVKVELNGDCT is encoded by the exons ATGCTAATGAATTCCCTTCTGCCCCTG GATATGACACAGCAAACTCCAACTCAAGAGCTGACTGCTAAAGATTTAGCTGGTTATGTTTGGTTTTTTAAGCACATCTTCAGAG GGAAACCTATGAGGCATATACTTGGAACCGGTTGGAGTCACTTTCTGACTTCAAAGAGATTATTCGCTGGTGATTCCTTTGTATTCCTCAG AGGAGAAAATTGGGAATTGCTGGTTGCAGTTAGACGTGTGGCTCATCAGCAGAACAACATGCCATCGTGTGCGATCTCCAATCACAGAATGCACCTTAGAGTTCTTGCCACTGCATCCCATGCGATCACCACTCAAACATTCTTTGTGGTGTACTATAAGTCAAG ATTATCGCTAATAACTTCAAAAGGAAAAGGTGTCCCCTCATTAGCAGTTTTAGAAGTAAAGGTGGAGCTTAATGGAGATTGTACTTAG
- the LOC141617385 gene encoding auxin response factor 9-like isoform X3, translating into MLMNSLLPLDMTQQTPTQELTAKDLAGYVWFFKHIFRGKPMRHILGTGWSHFLTSKRLFAGDSFVFLRGENWELLVAVRRVAHQQNNMPSCAISNHRMHLRVLATASHAITTQTFFVVYYKSRSSLSHLMKQKSS; encoded by the exons ATGCTAATGAATTCCCTTCTGCCCCTG GATATGACACAGCAAACTCCAACTCAAGAGCTGACTGCTAAAGATTTAGCTGGTTATGTTTGGTTTTTTAAGCACATCTTCAGAG GGAAACCTATGAGGCATATACTTGGAACCGGTTGGAGTCACTTTCTGACTTCAAAGAGATTATTCGCTGGTGATTCCTTTGTATTCCTCAG AGGAGAAAATTGGGAATTGCTGGTTGCAGTTAGACGTGTGGCTCATCAGCAGAACAACATGCCATCGTGTGCGATCTCCAATCACAGAATGCACCTTAGAGTTCTTGCCACTGCATCCCATGCGATCACCACTCAAACATTCTTTGTGGTGTACTATAAGTCAAG GTCGAGCTTATCTCACTTGATGAAGCAAAAAAGTTCTTGA
- the LOC141617385 gene encoding auxin response factor 9-like isoform X4 has translation MLMNSLLPLDMTQQTPTQELTAKDLAGYVWFFKHIFRGKPMRHILGTGWSHFLTSKRLFAGDSFVFLRGENWELLVAVRRVAHQQNNMPSCAISNHRMHLRVLATASHAITTQTFFVVYYKSS, from the exons ATGCTAATGAATTCCCTTCTGCCCCTG GATATGACACAGCAAACTCCAACTCAAGAGCTGACTGCTAAAGATTTAGCTGGTTATGTTTGGTTTTTTAAGCACATCTTCAGAG GGAAACCTATGAGGCATATACTTGGAACCGGTTGGAGTCACTTTCTGACTTCAAAGAGATTATTCGCTGGTGATTCCTTTGTATTCCTCAG AGGAGAAAATTGGGAATTGCTGGTTGCAGTTAGACGTGTGGCTCATCAGCAGAACAACATGCCATCGTGTGCGATCTCCAATCACAGAATGCACCTTAGAGTTCTTGCCACTGCATCCCATGCGATCACCACTCAAACATTCTTTGTGGTGTACTATAAGTCAAG TTAG